Genomic segment of Perca flavescens isolate YP-PL-M2 chromosome 7, PFLA_1.0, whole genome shotgun sequence:
ataattattttctcaatattAGTCACCCGGACACAGGGTCTTGACTTGAGAATAACTCACTTATAGAATAATACACTGTTAACCTTCAAGTATAAACCATACTGTACATAAGCATAATATTTTGGCATTGCAGTCTCTTGGTATTAAGGCTGCATTACCCCAAGACTTTCCTGTACTATGTGACATCTCATCATCTAACCTGCTTAAAATAGTTGTAGTTTTGCTTCATCTGTGTTTACTATAATTATACATACTTGACAGTACAAAATAGCAGTGGTTAAAGATGTATCCAGATtgtttacttaaaggtcccatggcatgaaaatttcactttatgaggttttttaacattaatatgcgttcccccagcctgcctatggtcccccagtggctagcaatggcgatagatgtaaaccgagccctgggtatcctgctctgcctttgagaaaatgaaagctcagatggaccgatctggaatcttctccttatgaggtcataaggagcaaggttacctcccctttctctactttgcccgcccagagaatttggcctgcccatgagagagaaacattaggctcgttcgagatgagccagctctgcgcagaatcgatcaccggcgatcgccacCCAATGcgtgccggttagatttgtgtccgacttgatcccgacttgctctgacgtcatgcacacgtgggcagcgataatctcacgagaccaaggcggccgcagttctgagacccAGGTAGCGctgttgcttttcaccaactgcaagagcaaggcggacgcaggcggacccagtgcatgctgggaaacgcaggcctctcagctgatcgaacagctgattggttcagaatcgactcaacatgatgacgttttatataaactttttattgattttgaatcggagggattttaactgctatttgtctgatttaaaggcttattctgtacagaacacatgttgtgaggctgatagtgatgtttagaagtcagagagactaaatctgttcagattacggatcatctacagtgtgttgttaattaaaatcagcaacagatcgcatgtagagcattttgacagctactctgtcataataaaatcaactggagactgtgtaggagcagATATGGGTCTgacaacattttattaaattggaatCGGACCATTGTGTTTCTGTCatttcctgttcagcctgaaggctgctggaatcagctggaaaactctccgacttgagagcggatttttgtcaccTCCCCCGGCTACTGCCGCCAGCtgtcgtctactttacaggcgaggcgcagttcatctcgaacgagcctagtatggctttcaaacgagagaagtggcagttggtcaaggccacacccccaccctccaacttgcccccccctctctcctcctcaatagctacagacacagaaatggcacatcctaaggaaagctcattgtgggactggctctagtggctgtaattctgcaccaaggctgaatttcaggaaagagacttagATACagtactaaggtctatataaaagcatccaaagagcaccatgtcatgggagtATTTACCACACTGTTaacatactctgttacaagtaaaagtcctgcattgaaaatgttacttaagtaaaagtatgtatcatgaggaaaatgtacttaaagtattaaaagtaaaagcactaaatgcagaaaaatcctcacattttagaaactggaaacgatccaaactgttgtgtgtttaatggtccaatcatttcagctctacttgtaggccgttatattgttgggtagtttaatttataataaatgtgatttgtgtgtggaaagcttaatttgcaaagtaactagggactaaagctgtcagattaatgtagtggagtaaaaagtacaatatttctctctgaaatgtagcggagtagaagtagaaagtggcacgaaaagaaaagactcaagtaaagtacaagtaactCAAGTTTGTACttatgtacagtacttgagtaaatgtacttagttacattccaccagcgcaaaatattacacacagacagacaaaattaactttttcatccaccagccaaacggctagtgaatgttcaaattttaccagccgCTCGATAGATTGCCATTGTTTTTTCGCCTGGTGAGTGAAACTAATCTACCAGCCGCTTGCAAATGTATCCAGCATGGTTGGTGGATGGTGCTGATTTTGAACCCTGCAGACCGAACGTATGGGAGCGTGAAGTTCTGTTGAAATTTCTCCTACTGTAACTACTTTTTCTGCAACCTGTGAAGCAGCCAGTGCACGTTTGCTTCACTTTCATATCATATCTTCTTTCTCCAGGTGGTGGAAAGAAAGAGAACCCCTGCAGAGATCCGAGAAGAGTATGAGCGTCTTCAGAAAGAGCGAGAGGAGAGACGGCTTCAGCAAAGGACCAACCCAAAGGCATGTTCAGAAGAAGATAACAAGCCTCACATTCAACTGACTGTAACAGAAAGTGCCAATAGGTTTCTTGTGCATATTGTATACGTCATTAATTAACACGGTATTAATTCCTGAACTTTGCAGGGAACTATTAGTGTGGGTATTGATGCCACGGACCTCTTTGACCAGTATGAGGAGGACTACGAGGATATGGTTGGAGGGGGAGTCCCACATGTGGAAATCAACAAGATGCACATATCCCAATCCATAGAGGTAACGGGTTGCTCCAGATTCTACACGAGGTTTAAAGTGGCGTTTCTCACGATATGTTTTGGATTGAAAGAGCTGTAGCCACAATAACATTTGCGATAGTTGTGAAAGATGTTGGAGATCATTCTTATCAAAggacatattgttttatgtgTTCTGCTGCAGGCTCCTCTTACCACAAAAGACACAGCCATTTTATCTGGCTCCTTGTCAACCCACAACGGAAACGGAGGTGGCACCATTAACTTGGCCTTGAGAAGAGTCACCTCAGCCAAGGGGTGGGGAGAGGTGTGCTGCATTCTCActgggcaacacacacacaaccacccacccacacacacacacacacacacacgtacacacacacacacacacacactcattttgTAATGTATACTACAAATGGCCTACTTTCTTTCtgtcatttcacatttttttacaatatatgtaaaaaaaacataacctgttggtttgtgtgtgtgtgtttgtacacagGTAGAGCTGGGTGCTGGAGACACCCACGGACCTCTTTTAGGAATGAAGATTTTCCGAAACTTGACGCCTCGATTGTATGTGTTAAGCTgcaagagaaaataaatgagttctctgtatttttacatgaacaatcattttttttcttctcctcttttttttttttttttttttttttttgcttcagcTTTGTGACCGCTCAGTGTGGGCTCCAGTTTTCATCCCGAGGCGTGCGTCCTGGGGTTACCACGGTGCTGGCCCGTCACCTAGACAAGAACACTATGGGCTATCTGCAGTGGCGCTGGGGCATCCAGTCCTCTATGAACACCAGCATAGTCAGGGACaccaagagcagccatttcacCTTCGCAATGCAGGTTAGCAGCCAGCAGTTATATCTGACTAATTAATGTTAGCCAGGACACCATTAAATCAACCGTTGCTTGTCAGGATTGTGCcaaaatgattattttatttattttttgtctctgCAGCTTGGCATTCCTCACACTTTTATGATGATGAGCTACCAGTACAAGTTCCAGGATGATGACCAGACGAAGATTAAGGGCTCAGTAAAGTATGTTGTCAAAGTGCAATATGTGTTATTTGGAGAACTTAATCATAAATTCATATTCATTAGATTTGTCAAGTGTCAATCTGTTTGTACAGCAACTACAACTCCTATCCATTTGAAAAAGACTTGTTAATGCGTTTCTGtagttttctgtcatatctaaaATGTTACAATGTCGGATGTTCATGTTGAACGTGGCCaaagcttcaaataatgaggtaaacttTGTTAAAAGAAATCCCTGAAACAAAATCTCCGATTTATAGTGAGAGAGTGACCTTTTCTTTATGTTACAGATCAGGTTTCTTTGGGACTGTGGTCGAGTACGGTGCTGAGAGGAAGATCAGTCGACACAGTGTCCTGGGGGCCACCGTCAGCGTGGGAGTGCCCCAAGGCGTCTCCCTCAAGATCAAGTAGGTGCCCCTCTGCTCTGGTTTCCTGGTTGATGTGGGTTTTAGAGGGTTTTCATCACAGCGCTGTTGCTATGACACCCATGTGACTCCATGCCAGCCAGTCCGATTAAATTGGTTGGTAAGTTGGGTCTGCGCTGGCGGTGCATCTTGGAGAATGTAAACACAGGATTGGACCCATTGAGATGTTGGTCCTTGGATGAGTTTAAAAGTTtaaagtatatatacagtatatctcttcttattttttggacaatttcTTTTGGGACAATTGTCTTAACACCTGAGAAACAATGAGCACACTCACTGTCCTGTCTAACCGGGAGTACAGTATGGCAcatattttcactttgtcatttttaggcacatacagtacaggccaaaagtttggacacagcttctcattcaatgcgtttcctttttattttcatgaatatttacattgtagattctcactgaaggcatcaaaactatgaatgaacacatatggaattatgtacttaacaaaaaagtatgaaataactgaaaacatgtcttatattttagattattcaaagtagccacgctttgcttttttattaataaggaaaaaaattccactaattaaccctcacaaagcacacctgtgaagtgaaaaccatttcaggtgactacctcatgaagctcattgagagaacaccaagggtttgcagagttatcaaaaaaagcaaagcgtggctactttgaggaatctaaaatataagacatgttttcagttatatcacacttttttgttaagtacataattccatatgtgttcattcatagttttgatgccttcagtgagaatctacgatgtaaatagtcatgaaaataaagaaacacattgaatgaggtgtgtccaaacttttggcctgtactgtagctcTATGTAGCTAGAGAGAATACTTTTTGAATGATTAGTATTCTGACATTTTCAGACAGAAATTCCCACAAATATTACATGGAGTAGCCGATTTAGCAGCCAGTTAGCGGccattcagaaaaaaataatgaaaccaTTTCTCTCCATCTGCAGACTAAACCGAGCCAGCCAGACGTATTTCTTCCCTATTCACCTGACTGACCAGATACTGCCAAGTGCTGTATTTTACGCCACAGTTGGACCACTGGTTTTCTACCTCGCCATCCAGCAGCTTATTATTCGGCCCTACGTGCGCGCCCAGAAGGAAGAGTAAGAAACCTTTTCCTTTAAGTTGGCCGTTTCatgcaagaaatgttttttgaaaatagcACCGcatgtagtattattattattattattatggccAGATTTTATGAGCtcctttcattttctccatttaTCTTTGAATTCACCAGAGACTTGGAGAAGCAGCAGGAGAGCTCGGCCTCTAATATAGCCAGGAAGAAACAGGAGGCAGAGGCTGCTGTGAGTATTTTTTATACAAGCTTTGTACGTGTGTCAGTGGTACCAATCCTACATTGCGCTTCAGCGTTAGATGAGAGACGATGGTATTTTAGGGTGACTGTCATAAAATATTACAAGTCCCACACCAGTCGGAGGAAGGGGCTGATATGGGATTAGATAAGATGCAAAGTCTTAGTGAAATGCATTAGTATAATCCATATCATGTAAAATCtcattgtttgtgtctgtctccttccctccctccgtGTGCCTTTGTGTTTCATCTCCAAAGGTCTTGCTCATGCAGGAGTCTGTGCGCCGGATTATTGAAACTGAGGAGTCTAGAATGGGTAAGATCAGTAATATTTAAGGGATGAGCTTATCCTGggaataatgttttttttaagccggTTGTGAAACTATTTGATTCTCTTACATTCTGAACAGTTTTTAATCCATTTAAGGTGAAATAGGTTGATGGCCAGTTGAATGTTGCTAACttcaaagtgtaatttcttagACACACTGTATTTACTATATGAAACAAGACTTTTAATGAAACATTTTACTGCTGGTAAATTTTCTGATACAGTTcacacgtaaaaaaaaaaatctaaactaaAGCAGACTCCTTGCTTTTAGTGATCTTGAGCATTTCACTGAAAATCTATAGGGACTGTACACCTGGCAAAAAAAAGACTAGCATGGGGGGCCTTTCCATTGCAGTATGAGGGGACTTACTTACAGTAGTGGAAAGTGATAGTATCTAGTGTGATTTTTCTGGAGTGCTTTTAAAATAGGGTTCAAATTGCTAATAAAGGAAATAGAGTTTGGTGGATTTCTTAATGACCCTGCTGCTTCCGTGTCAACTAGTGATAATTGGGGCTTTTTAGTTTGCTTTTGATAAGTACACTAACAAAAAGCTCTCAGCAGACAGTATAATTTTCTCCTTGGGGAGTTTGGCAAGTGATAATTGCTTTATGACACCTGTCACTGTAGAGGTTGCCTTAATGTTAGTTTCATCAGAGGCCCCCTAGACTTTGCACTTGtaaagtaactgtgtgtgtgtgtgtgtgtgtgtgtgtgtgtgtgtgtgtgtgtgtgtgtgtgtgtgtgtgtgtgtgtgtgtgtgtgtgtgtgtgtgtgtggaccatACTCTATGAAATGGTTATGCTATTGTTTATGCAGCTTGCAATTAAAATTAATTGTGCCGTCTTTTTGTTATATACttgcaaaaataattttaacaaTCAAGTCTAAAAAATGACACTGgttctgtttttaattaaatacgTGGCAAAATTGCTGGCAGGAAAGATTCAACTAAATCTATGGTGAAAGTGGGAACTTGTGTTGGACTTTTAATATCAATtcattcagtcttttttttgtcGATCGTGCttgatttatatatttttttcagaacACATCTAAATAACACGTTAATACATGACTTTTCCAGTTGATTCACACTAATCTTGATGCTGCTTCATTAAACCAGGTCTCATCATCCTCAACGCCTGGTACGGCAAGTTTGTGACAGACAACAGTCGAAAACACGAGAGGGCAAAGGTCATTGATGTGACTGTGCCACTGCAGTGTCTGGTGAAAGACTCTAAACTCATCCTTACTGAGGCCACAAAGGTAAGGTCATTTCCAAATTCACagaagttatatatatatatatatatatatatatatatatatatatatatatatatatattagggctgtcaaccgattcaaatatttaatcgcgaggaatcgcatgattgtccatagttaagggggaactatgcagttgtTTTtagcttaaaggtgctctaagcaatgtcacacatt
This window contains:
- the dnajc11a gene encoding dnaJ homolog subfamily C member 11a; the protein is MASALDDDEILNDDFYSLLNVRREATQDELKAAYRRLCMLYHPDKHRDPELKRQAEQLFNLVHEAYEVLRDPQARAIYDIYGKRGLDVEGWEVVERKRTPAEIREEYERLQKEREERRLQQRTNPKGTISVGIDATDLFDQYEEDYEDMVGGGVPHVEINKMHISQSIEAPLTTKDTAILSGSLSTHNGNGGGTINLALRRVTSAKGWGEVELGAGDTHGPLLGMKIFRNLTPRFFVTAQCGLQFSSRGVRPGVTTVLARHLDKNTMGYLQWRWGIQSSMNTSIVRDTKSSHFTFAMQLGIPHTFMMMSYQYKFQDDDQTKIKGSVKSGFFGTVVEYGAERKISRHSVLGATVSVGVPQGVSLKIKLNRASQTYFFPIHLTDQILPSAVFYATVGPLVFYLAIQQLIIRPYVRAQKEEDLEKQQESSASNIARKKQEAEAAVLLMQESVRRIIETEESRMGLIILNAWYGKFVTDNSRKHERAKVIDVTVPLQCLVKDSKLILTEATKSGLPGFYDPCVGEEKSLKVLYQFRGVMHQVLSGDREPLRIPKQSHRIDADT